Proteins encoded within one genomic window of uncultured Draconibacterium sp.:
- a CDS encoding DUF6146 family protein, with amino-acid sequence MRKTKYILLWIFVGGAMFLYACSGTKQVAESQNTSVEVTGKDSVEYDVETFNANFDIWYQRQNTPASYRSKSYYETWNRQYVSAWNAKCASPSPYWNFEPVVGYDPAEDYGFEMNHKLFYYFMYVENVLKKKIIPGGPHVTFK; translated from the coding sequence ATGAGAAAAACAAAATACATATTACTGTGGATATTCGTTGGGGGAGCCATGTTTTTGTATGCCTGTTCGGGTACAAAACAAGTTGCTGAAAGCCAGAATACAAGTGTGGAAGTAACAGGAAAGGACAGTGTAGAGTATGATGTGGAGACATTTAATGCGAATTTCGATATTTGGTATCAGCGGCAAAATACACCGGCCAGCTATCGGTCGAAATCGTATTACGAAACCTGGAACCGACAATATGTAAGTGCGTGGAATGCAAAATGCGCTTCACCATCGCCATACTGGAATTTTGAACCTGTTGTTGGTTATGACCCTGCTGAAGATTACGGTTTTGAAATGAACCACAAACTGTTTTACTACTTTATGTATGTGGAAAATGTTCTGAAAAAGAAGATTATTCCCGGAGGCCCGCACGTAACGTTTAAGTAG
- the cls gene encoding cardiolipin synthase, whose amino-acid sequence MFDWSQFWNWFYLIFLITAIPVALMIILEKRSPFKTAAWILVLILIPIFGMIFYLVFGQEYRKRKMFSRRGIKSLKALRQMSAEQLKNIEQNKLISQAGLHSLAPLIRLLLNNSDSLLTTGNTLHLLKDGQHTFDKIIEAIEKARHHIHMEYYIFANDKIGNKLKDLLIKKRQEGVEVRIIVDDVGSWGLTRKFFRDLQANDIEIYPFMEVRFPRFTSRVNYRNHRKIIVIDGKMGFIGGINIADRYIEGMKELGHWRDTHLQIGGDAATTLQVIFAADWYFITKQNLYGYKYFPPLSDAPGAPVQVSASGPDYSWKSIEQAFFAAITSARKRIYIVTPYLMPPPELKEALRTAALSQVDVRIIIPEKSDASLSKWCSFSYVEELLEAGVRIFLYQKGFIHSKYLLVDDSISSIGTSNFDFRSFETNFEANAFIYQKEFTKELEQHFLSDLQQSREVKYREWRKRSLLDKIRESLAHIISPMF is encoded by the coding sequence ATGTTTGATTGGAGTCAATTCTGGAACTGGTTTTACCTGATTTTTCTTATTACTGCAATTCCGGTTGCTCTGATGATCATTTTAGAAAAAAGATCGCCATTTAAAACCGCCGCCTGGATTCTAGTCCTGATTCTGATCCCCATTTTTGGAATGATTTTTTACCTCGTTTTCGGACAGGAATACCGCAAAAGAAAAATGTTTTCGAGGCGCGGCATAAAAAGCCTGAAAGCATTGCGGCAAATGAGTGCCGAACAACTAAAGAATATCGAACAAAACAAGCTTATTTCGCAGGCCGGACTACACAGCCTGGCACCACTAATTAGGTTATTGCTGAATAATTCCGACTCGTTACTAACTACCGGAAACACACTCCATTTGCTGAAAGACGGGCAACATACCTTTGATAAAATTATTGAAGCAATTGAAAAAGCGAGACACCACATCCACATGGAGTATTACATTTTTGCGAATGATAAAATTGGCAATAAACTGAAAGATCTGCTCATAAAAAAACGGCAGGAAGGTGTTGAGGTGCGTATTATTGTCGACGATGTGGGCAGCTGGGGACTGACACGGAAATTTTTCCGTGATTTGCAGGCCAACGACATCGAAATATATCCTTTTATGGAAGTTCGTTTTCCGCGCTTTACCTCGCGGGTAAATTACCGCAACCACCGAAAGATAATTGTTATTGACGGGAAAATGGGCTTTATTGGCGGCATAAACATTGCCGACCGTTACATTGAAGGGATGAAAGAACTGGGCCACTGGCGCGACACACACCTGCAAATTGGTGGCGATGCTGCTACCACCCTGCAAGTGATTTTTGCTGCCGACTGGTATTTTATTACCAAACAAAATCTTTACGGATATAAATATTTCCCTCCCCTTTCCGATGCTCCGGGCGCTCCGGTACAGGTTTCGGCAAGTGGACCCGATTACAGCTGGAAAAGTATTGAACAAGCCTTTTTTGCTGCCATTACTTCAGCACGAAAAAGAATTTACATTGTTACACCTTACCTAATGCCGCCACCGGAATTAAAGGAAGCACTAAGAACTGCAGCACTCAGCCAGGTTGATGTGCGCATTATTATACCAGAAAAATCGGATGCCTCGCTCTCGAAATGGTGCTCGTTTTCGTATGTAGAAGAATTGCTGGAAGCCGGCGTTCGCATTTTTCTTTATCAGAAAGGTTTTATTCATAGTAAATACCTGTTGGTTGACGATTCTATTTCGAGTATAGGAACCAGTAATTTCGACTTCCGTAGCTTCGAAACCAATTTTGAAGCCAATGCTTTTATCTACCAAAAAGAATTCACCAAAGAGCTGGAGCAACACTTTTTATCCGATTTGCAGCAAAGCCGCGAAGTAAAATACAGAGAGTGGCGCAAACGGTCTCTTCTTGATAAAATACGCGAATCGCTGGCGCATATTATTAGTCCGATGTTTTGA
- a CDS encoding DUF6261 family protein has translation MILTFNLSGLTNAELLSFAQSLDALLEPLGETISVIYDPFKHALVVCVETSASAIAKQVAQQQTEALGVADLKRDNVFRGVKYITQAYLLHPDAEKQEAAVELEKVIAKVGWNLNRESYDEQSALMKTLLKELTGKQAARVALLGMTEYVDLLNTSQIEFDTMRQEQLEHNTEMEQISSMTAVRGDLEQAIKDLLEILPGYYRMTNDKALGAVLPKIKELIDRTV, from the coding sequence ATGATTTTAACTTTTAACCTTTCGGGGCTAACGAATGCCGAATTACTGTCGTTTGCACAAAGCCTCGATGCCCTGCTCGAACCATTGGGCGAAACAATTTCTGTTATTTACGATCCGTTTAAACATGCCCTGGTGGTATGTGTCGAAACTTCGGCAAGTGCCATTGCCAAGCAGGTGGCACAGCAACAAACCGAAGCCCTGGGTGTTGCCGATTTAAAACGCGATAACGTGTTTCGCGGAGTAAAATACATTACACAGGCCTATTTGTTGCACCCCGATGCAGAAAAACAGGAAGCTGCCGTAGAGCTGGAAAAGGTAATTGCCAAAGTGGGCTGGAACCTTAACCGCGAGAGCTACGATGAACAGTCGGCATTGATGAAAACCCTGTTAAAGGAACTTACCGGAAAACAGGCTGCGCGTGTGGCCCTGTTAGGCATGACTGAATATGTTGATTTGCTCAACACTTCGCAAATTGAATTTGATACTATGCGGCAGGAACAACTGGAGCATAATACCGAAATGGAACAAATTAGTTCGATGACGGCGGTACGCGGCGATTTGGAACAAGCCATAAAAGACCTGCTCGAAATCCTTCCGGGCTACTACCGCATGACCAACGACAAAGCGCTTGGGGCAGTGCTCCCTAAAATAAAAGAACTGATCGACCGCACGGTATAG
- a CDS encoding T9SS type A sorting domain-containing protein — protein MRSSSGQGFDTGILSTIVNSLNSNYSDADIQFSLLGSEFIDNDYYYVNFSGKENQLFGVNSHCEAIDIYVLGESTSWIAAGMADNIPSTALIIHGDYYDTSSLPHEMGHCLGLYHTHHGTVNEGGGDLGQCAELVNGDNSLTCGDYIEDTAADPNVWSSSSCTYTGTGTDANGDEYSPDASNLMSYAYKPCRILFSELQIERMKDFIDNTTILQNVFHSTISGPSLICTSGTFTVNNPPDGTTVTWEESDNLTEDPYEEGTFTANGSGRGWVEATLTTTGCEEITLPRKNIWAGTEEATVFSPFDLNQNAYNWYLTTGTPFEFRASLPHPSDDPADYIWTVWDEQQQIMTLCPSGTGGSFVASHEGYYTVNLKFNNGCGWGDIKSQDFYFIQSGSLMLQISPNPTNSETIVSIEPEVTEDETLKSVTTENVFDESVEWDIEVYDNMQSLKLKKQKLKGKRTTINTQSWKEGVYMVRVKYNDELLTGKLIVKK, from the coding sequence GTGAGGAGTAGTAGTGGTCAAGGTTTTGATACAGGAATTTTATCAACAATTGTAAACTCATTAAATAGTAATTATTCGGATGCTGATATCCAGTTTTCGTTGTTAGGATCAGAATTTATTGATAATGACTATTATTATGTGAATTTTAGTGGAAAAGAAAATCAGCTTTTCGGTGTTAATTCACATTGCGAAGCCATTGATATCTATGTCCTTGGCGAGTCAACAAGTTGGATAGCGGCAGGAATGGCAGATAACATCCCTTCAACTGCATTAATTATCCATGGCGATTATTATGATACATCAAGTTTACCTCATGAAATGGGGCATTGTTTAGGCCTTTATCATACACATCACGGGACTGTGAATGAAGGAGGAGGTGATCTTGGTCAATGTGCCGAATTAGTTAATGGTGATAATTCCCTGACATGTGGTGATTATATTGAAGATACCGCTGCTGATCCCAACGTATGGTCAAGTAGCAGTTGTACTTATACAGGAACTGGTACGGATGCTAATGGTGATGAGTATTCACCTGATGCCTCTAATCTTATGTCATATGCATATAAGCCTTGCCGGATTTTATTCTCTGAATTGCAAATAGAACGGATGAAAGATTTTATAGATAATACAACAATTCTTCAAAATGTATTTCATTCTACTATTTCCGGCCCCTCCCTAATCTGCACCTCCGGGACATTTACCGTAAACAATCCGCCTGACGGCACCACCGTTACTTGGGAAGAATCGGATAACCTGACTGAAGACCCGTATGAAGAAGGAACTTTTACCGCCAACGGCTCAGGTAGAGGATGGGTAGAGGCAACTCTTACCACTACTGGTTGCGAGGAAATAACTTTGCCACGAAAAAACATTTGGGCAGGAACAGAGGAGGCAACGGTTTTCAGCCCTTTCGATTTAAACCAAAATGCCTATAACTGGTATTTAACAACAGGAACTCCTTTTGAGTTTAGAGCCAGTTTACCACACCCTTCGGATGATCCGGCTGATTATATATGGACAGTTTGGGACGAGCAACAGCAAATAATGACTTTGTGCCCTTCAGGAACTGGTGGTTCTTTTGTTGCCAGTCATGAAGGATATTATACTGTGAATCTAAAGTTCAACAACGGATGTGGATGGGGAGATATTAAATCTCAGGATTTTTATTTTATCCAAAGCGGAAGTTTGATGCTTCAAATAAGCCCCAACCCAACCAACAGCGAAACGATTGTAAGTATTGAGCCTGAAGTTACTGAAGACGAAACCCTAAAATCTGTCACAACCGAAAATGTTTTCGATGAAAGTGTAGAGTGGGACATAGAAGTATACGATAATATGCAAAGCCTGAAACTTAAAAAACAAAAACTAAAAGGCAAAAGAACTACTATAAATACCCAAAGCTGGAAAGAGGGGGTTTATATGGTACGTGTTAAATACAACGACGAACTGCTTACCGGTAAGCTGATAGTGAAGAAATAG
- a CDS encoding pyridoxal-phosphate dependent enzyme, whose amino-acid sequence MNIPNYNDVEQAYRIVQKYAHRTPVLSSVSINSIVDAELFFKCENLQKVGAFKFRGACNAVFSLNDGEAQKGVATHSSGNHAAALALAARMRGIAAHIVMPENSPEIKKKAVAGYGAEITFCKPTLQARESTLAKVIEETGATEIHPYNNFHVIAGQGTAAKELIEDKGDFDIIMAPVGGGGLLSGTAISSKKLLPSCKVIAAEPAGADDAYRSFHSKRWVTSEDPNTIADGLLTSLGERNFAIILDKVDDIVTVSEESIVEAMRMIWERMKIIIEPSSAVPLAAILEKKVDVKGKKVGIILSGGNLDLGKLPF is encoded by the coding sequence ATGAATATTCCGAATTATAATGACGTTGAACAGGCATACAGAATCGTACAAAAATATGCACACCGAACACCGGTATTGTCATCGGTGAGTATTAACAGTATTGTTGATGCCGAGCTGTTTTTCAAGTGCGAGAACTTGCAAAAAGTAGGTGCTTTTAAATTTCGCGGAGCTTGTAATGCTGTGTTTTCATTAAATGATGGAGAAGCACAGAAAGGAGTGGCTACACATTCATCAGGAAATCATGCGGCGGCATTGGCGCTGGCAGCGCGCATGCGCGGAATAGCTGCACATATTGTAATGCCCGAGAACTCGCCTGAAATTAAAAAGAAAGCTGTAGCCGGTTACGGAGCCGAAATTACCTTTTGCAAACCTACGCTGCAGGCGCGCGAAAGTACGCTGGCAAAAGTGATCGAAGAAACCGGCGCAACAGAAATACACCCCTACAATAATTTTCATGTAATTGCAGGTCAGGGGACAGCTGCCAAAGAATTGATTGAAGACAAAGGCGATTTTGATATTATAATGGCCCCCGTTGGTGGTGGTGGTTTGTTAAGCGGAACAGCCATTTCAAGCAAAAAGTTGTTGCCTTCTTGTAAAGTAATTGCTGCCGAACCTGCCGGAGCCGACGATGCTTATCGTTCGTTTCATTCGAAACGTTGGGTGACTTCCGAAGATCCTAATACGATTGCCGACGGTTTATTGACCTCGTTGGGTGAGCGTAACTTTGCAATTATTCTGGACAAGGTTGATGATATAGTAACCGTTTCGGAAGAAAGTATAGTGGAAGCCATGCGTATGATCTGGGAGCGCATGAAAATTATTATCGAACCTTCGTCGGCAGTGCCACTGGCTGCCATCCTTGAAAAGAAAGTGGATGTGAAGGGCAAAAAGGTGGGTATTATTCTTTCAGGAGGAAACCTTGACTTGGGGAAATTGCCATTTTAG
- a CDS encoding PrsW family glutamic-type intramembrane protease: protein MNLLVLALAPVVIIAAYIYFRDKYEKEPLRLLLFALLAGGLTVIPILFLEGFLDRFTVRFTWLLAAAWKAFAVAAFSEELFKYVALYLLIWKSPEFNEKFDGIVYAVYVSLGFAAVENVLYVMDGGLSTGIVRAITAVPAHAIFGITMGFYFGLAKFYEKQRQSLKQKALLLPILLHGIYDFILFTEIGWLTIVFVGFVVYLYISGLKRLRELSKQSIYNTDYDLLNEKLSNTKP, encoded by the coding sequence ATGAACCTTCTGGTACTTGCGCTGGCTCCTGTGGTTATTATTGCGGCATACATTTATTTCCGCGATAAATACGAAAAAGAACCCTTGCGTTTGTTGTTGTTTGCATTGTTGGCCGGAGGATTAACTGTAATTCCCATATTATTTCTCGAAGGTTTTTTAGACCGGTTTACCGTGCGGTTTACGTGGTTGCTTGCGGCCGCGTGGAAAGCTTTTGCTGTTGCCGCTTTCTCTGAAGAACTGTTTAAATACGTGGCACTCTATCTTCTGATATGGAAAAGTCCTGAGTTCAACGAGAAGTTTGATGGGATTGTTTATGCGGTTTACGTTTCACTGGGATTTGCCGCAGTTGAGAATGTGCTTTATGTAATGGACGGCGGATTAAGTACCGGAATTGTGCGGGCAATAACGGCAGTCCCGGCTCATGCGATTTTTGGAATTACCATGGGCTTTTATTTTGGACTGGCAAAGTTCTACGAAAAACAACGCCAAAGTTTGAAACAAAAAGCACTGCTACTCCCGATACTTTTACACGGCATTTACGATTTTATTCTTTTTACCGAAATTGGTTGGTTAACTATTGTTTTTGTAGGCTTTGTAGTTTATCTCTACATTTCGGGATTAAAACGTTTGCGCGAGCTGTCGAAGCAGTCGATTTACAACACCGACTACGATTTGTTAAATGAAAAACTGAGTAACACAAAACCATGA
- a CDS encoding SMP-30/gluconolactonase/LRE family protein, which translates to MKHTVLLLLAVLLLCSCSETKTKQAELVLDTKSTLGEGSIWNYKTGELMWVDIKKEILNIYNPATGYNKEMFTGQMIGTVVPTESGDALVALQNGIYHFDIKTGSKYLLVDPEVDLPDNRFNDGKCDPSGRFWAGTISLSGDMEVAALYRFDSDTTIHKMVDKVSISNGIVWSADKTKMYYIDTPTQKVMAYDYDDATGEISNPEVAVNVPAELGSPDGMTIDENDNLWVALWGGSAVGCWNTKTGELIDKIDVPAKNITSCAFGDEDLSTLYITSAREATSKEDLEKYPYAGGVFKFRPGVKGVPAFYFNDLN; encoded by the coding sequence ATGAAGCATACCGTTTTATTACTTTTAGCAGTATTGTTGCTGTGTAGCTGTTCGGAAACAAAAACAAAACAAGCCGAATTGGTGCTTGATACAAAGTCGACACTTGGCGAAGGTTCGATCTGGAATTACAAAACCGGAGAATTAATGTGGGTTGACATTAAAAAGGAAATTCTGAACATTTATAATCCGGCTACCGGTTACAACAAAGAAATGTTTACTGGGCAAATGATCGGAACGGTAGTGCCCACTGAAAGTGGCGATGCGCTGGTTGCTTTGCAAAACGGAATTTATCACTTTGATATAAAAACCGGGTCGAAATATTTGCTGGTTGATCCGGAGGTTGATTTGCCTGATAACCGTTTTAACGATGGAAAATGTGATCCGTCGGGAAGGTTTTGGGCAGGAACAATAAGCCTGAGTGGCGACATGGAAGTGGCAGCTTTGTATCGTTTTGATTCGGATACAACGATCCATAAAATGGTGGATAAGGTCAGCATTTCAAACGGAATTGTATGGTCAGCTGACAAAACAAAAATGTACTACATCGATACGCCAACACAAAAAGTAATGGCTTACGATTACGATGATGCTACGGGCGAAATCTCAAATCCCGAAGTTGCCGTAAATGTACCGGCAGAATTGGGTTCGCCCGATGGAATGACCATCGACGAAAACGATAATTTGTGGGTAGCTTTGTGGGGCGGCTCGGCAGTGGGCTGCTGGAATACTAAGACTGGAGAGCTGATTGACAAAATTGATGTGCCGGCAAAAAATATTACCTCGTGTGCTTTTGGCGACGAGGATCTGTCAACGCTTTACATTACTTCGGCAAGAGAAGCTACCAGCAAAGAAGATCTGGAAAAATATCCATATGCCGGAGGTGTTTTTAAATTCCGCCCGGGAGTGAAAGGTGTTCCGGCTTTCTATTTTAACGATCTAAACTAG
- a CDS encoding purine-nucleoside phosphorylase yields the protein MLEKIKATASFIKERIQASPEVGIILGTGLGGLVNEIEIIDSIPYSEIPNFPVSTVDGHAGRLIYGKLGDKEILAMQGRFHYYEGYDMKEVTFPVRVMKFVGVKNLFVSNASGGLNPDWHVGEIVLLTDHINFFPEHPLRGKNNNELGPRFPDMSKPYSQRLRNKAKLIALENNIDVKEGVYVGVSGPTFETPAEYKMFRILGGDIVGMSTVPEVIVARHMDMRVFGISIVTDSGVPGEIVEISHEEVQEVAMKAEPKMTLIMRDLIKSI from the coding sequence ATGTTGGAGAAAATAAAAGCAACCGCGAGCTTCATAAAAGAAAGAATTCAGGCAAGTCCTGAGGTCGGAATTATTTTGGGAACCGGTCTTGGCGGGCTGGTAAACGAAATTGAAATTATCGATTCTATTCCGTACTCCGAGATTCCGAACTTTCCGGTGTCAACTGTTGATGGCCATGCAGGGCGATTAATCTACGGAAAACTGGGCGATAAGGAAATTTTGGCCATGCAGGGCCGTTTTCATTACTACGAAGGTTACGACATGAAAGAAGTGACTTTCCCGGTGCGTGTAATGAAGTTTGTGGGGGTGAAAAACCTTTTTGTTTCGAATGCGAGTGGAGGTTTAAATCCTGATTGGCATGTTGGAGAAATTGTGCTGCTTACTGATCATATCAACTTTTTCCCGGAGCATCCTTTGCGCGGTAAAAACAATAATGAACTGGGGCCGCGTTTCCCCGATATGAGCAAACCTTACAGTCAGCGACTGCGCAACAAAGCCAAACTAATTGCACTTGAAAATAACATCGATGTAAAAGAAGGAGTGTATGTTGGAGTTTCAGGACCTACTTTCGAAACGCCGGCCGAGTACAAAATGTTCCGCATTTTGGGTGGCGATATTGTTGGTATGTCAACCGTGCCCGAAGTAATTGTAGCCCGCCACATGGATATGCGTGTTTTCGGAATTTCGATTGTAACCGACAGCGGTGTGCCCGGCGAGATTGTAGAAATTTCGCACGAAGAAGTGCAGGAGGTTGCTATGAAAGCCGAACCTAAAATGACGCTGATTATGCGGGACCTCATTAAAAGTATTTAG
- the lpxK gene encoding tetraacyldisaccharide 4'-kinase, giving the protein MVKILLYPLAWLYGIVVFLRNRAYDLKILNSREFDVPVISIGNITVGGTGKTPHVEYLVSLLKEKYEVATLSRGYKRKTKGFRLVDMESTAQEVGDEPLQIKNKFPEATVSVCENRVSGVEKLLEPANEKTPDVVLLDDAFQHRRISPGINILLIDYNRQIKNDSLLPVGRLREGVTQMRRANIILFTKCPEEVTPIMRRILQSDVNLLPYQSLYFTRLVYGTLQPVFDAPEIDEASYKNVACHMLVVTGIASPKQMHSFIRKMGTNMETLTFSDHHSYSNADIREIEKKFSEIKSERKLIVTTEKDAMRFKDIGEISDELKKAMYYLPVKIDFLEEEKKSFNKKILNYVGENKSNRELHKRKNSGKS; this is encoded by the coding sequence ATGGTGAAAATTTTATTATATCCTCTGGCCTGGTTGTACGGAATAGTTGTTTTTCTGCGTAACCGCGCCTATGATCTTAAAATACTAAACTCGAGGGAGTTTGATGTGCCCGTAATTTCCATCGGTAATATTACTGTTGGAGGTACCGGAAAAACGCCGCATGTTGAGTACCTGGTAAGTTTATTAAAAGAGAAGTATGAGGTGGCAACTTTAAGCAGAGGGTACAAACGTAAAACAAAAGGTTTCCGTTTGGTTGACATGGAGTCGACCGCGCAGGAAGTGGGCGACGAACCGCTGCAGATAAAAAATAAATTTCCGGAGGCTACTGTTTCGGTGTGTGAAAACCGGGTTTCGGGAGTGGAAAAATTGCTCGAACCTGCCAACGAAAAAACGCCTGATGTGGTGTTGCTCGACGATGCTTTTCAGCACCGAAGGATTTCGCCGGGAATAAATATTTTATTGATCGATTACAACCGACAGATAAAAAACGATTCGTTGCTGCCGGTTGGTCGTTTGCGCGAAGGTGTTACTCAAATGCGTCGGGCAAATATTATTCTTTTCACTAAATGCCCCGAGGAGGTAACGCCAATTATGCGCCGCATTTTACAAAGCGATGTGAACCTGTTGCCTTACCAGAGTTTGTATTTTACGCGCTTGGTTTATGGTACTTTGCAACCGGTGTTCGATGCTCCTGAAATTGATGAAGCAAGTTATAAAAATGTAGCCTGCCACATGTTGGTGGTTACCGGAATTGCGTCGCCAAAACAAATGCATTCCTTTATTCGTAAGATGGGAACAAATATGGAAACATTAACTTTCTCCGATCATCATTCGTACAGTAACGCCGATATTCGTGAGATTGAGAAAAAGTTCAGTGAAATAAAATCAGAAAGAAAGTTAATTGTGACAACCGAAAAGGATGCTATGCGTTTTAAAGACATCGGCGAAATAAGCGATGAACTGAAAAAGGCCATGTATTATTTGCCGGTAAAAATTGATTTTCTTGAAGAAGAAAAAAAATCGTTTAATAAGAAGATATTGAATTATGTTGGAGAAAATAAAAGCAACCGCGAGCTTCATAAAAGAAAGAATTCAGGCAAGTCCTGA
- the sppA gene encoding signal peptide peptidase SppA, which translates to MKEFFKYVLATIVGFLAISLIGIFLMFIVFGAIIASADKEVTVTDQSMLVIDLSKSIVDRSPNDPFEDLELPGIFSSVKTIGLDNISESLKKAANDDRIKGVYLKLSVTNGGFASVEEIRNDLIAFKDSCDKPIYAVADQMMLDQKGYYVATVADQIVLHPEVTLDFRGLSSELMFYKNALEKLGVEMQIIRGPNNKFKSAVEPYMLDKMSEANREQRLVYMNSLWNHMLKGISETRGISVEKLNELADEAQTYKKAKDMVENGLIDAAKYRDEVLDDMREITGIEGTEGIPVVSVKDYVKVPVKGQTKKYSRNKVAVIYASGEIGTTVSANEGINGDKLGKEIRKVRQDSSYKAIVLRVNSPGGAVFDSETIWREVKLAAEEKTLVVSFGDVAASGGYYISCPADKIVASPNTITGSIGIFGQIPNFGELMNDKLGITTDDVGTNEHSNFVSLMRPMTPYEKQRMTNYISIGYDTFLSHVSDGRGMTKEDVDNIGQGRVWSGENAKEIGLIDEFGGLEDAIKLAVEMEGLEDYRTVSLPELASPFEEMFKLGGNVKAHILKSELGEKYRYYEHLKKATEMSGIYARMPYDIYLN; encoded by the coding sequence ATGAAAGAATTCTTCAAATACGTATTAGCGACCATTGTTGGTTTCCTGGCCATATCGTTAATTGGTATTTTTCTGATGTTTATAGTTTTCGGGGCAATTATTGCCTCGGCCGATAAAGAGGTTACGGTAACCGATCAATCAATGTTGGTTATTGATTTAAGTAAGAGCATTGTAGACCGCTCCCCGAACGATCCTTTTGAAGACCTGGAGCTTCCCGGAATTTTTAGCTCGGTAAAAACAATCGGACTGGATAATATTAGTGAGTCGTTAAAAAAAGCTGCCAACGATGATCGTATAAAAGGGGTTTACCTGAAACTGTCGGTAACAAACGGAGGTTTTGCTTCGGTTGAAGAGATTAGAAACGATCTGATCGCTTTTAAAGACAGTTGTGATAAACCGATTTACGCCGTTGCCGACCAAATGATGTTAGACCAAAAAGGTTATTATGTGGCGACAGTGGCCGACCAGATTGTTTTGCACCCTGAAGTTACACTTGATTTTCGGGGTTTAAGCAGCGAGTTAATGTTCTACAAAAATGCCCTCGAAAAACTGGGTGTTGAAATGCAGATCATTCGTGGCCCGAACAACAAATTTAAATCCGCAGTTGAGCCTTATATGCTGGACAAAATGAGCGAGGCTAACCGCGAGCAGCGGCTGGTTTATATGAATAGTTTGTGGAATCATATGCTGAAAGGAATTTCGGAGACGCGTGGTATTTCGGTAGAAAAACTGAATGAATTGGCTGATGAAGCACAAACCTACAAGAAAGCCAAGGATATGGTGGAGAACGGTTTGATCGATGCGGCAAAATACCGCGACGAAGTGCTTGACGATATGCGCGAAATTACCGGTATTGAAGGAACAGAAGGAATTCCGGTGGTGAGTGTGAAAGACTACGTGAAAGTTCCGGTGAAAGGACAGACCAAAAAGTATAGCCGAAATAAAGTTGCGGTAATTTATGCCAGTGGCGAAATAGGAACTACTGTGAGTGCCAACGAAGGAATTAACGGCGATAAGCTGGGGAAAGAAATTCGTAAAGTACGCCAGGACAGTTCGTATAAAGCGATTGTTTTACGTGTAAATTCTCCGGGAGGAGCAGTGTTTGATTCGGAAACAATCTGGCGCGAAGTTAAACTGGCTGCCGAAGAAAAAACATTGGTAGTATCGTTTGGCGATGTAGCCGCCTCGGGTGGTTATTATATTTCGTGCCCGGCTGATAAAATTGTTGCCAGCCCGAATACAATCACCGGTTCGATCGGTATTTTTGGTCAGATTCCAAACTTTGGCGAGCTGATGAACGACAAGCTTGGAATTACGACCGATGATGTTGGTACCAACGAACATTCGAACTTTGTATCGTTAATGCGCCCAATGACACCGTACGAAAAACAACGCATGACAAATTATATTTCTATTGGTTACGATACGTTCCTGTCGCATGTATCTGATGGCCGTGGCATGACAAAAGAAGATGTGGATAACATTGGTCAGGGCCGTGTTTGGAGTGGCGAAAATGCAAAAGAAATTGGTTTGATCGATGAGTTTGGAGGTTTGGAAGACGCCATAAAACTGGCCGTTGAAATGGAAGGTTTGGAAGATTACCGAACTGTTTCATTGCCGGAATTAGCCAGTCCGTTTGAAGAAATGTTTAAACTGGGCGGAAATGTAAAAGCACACATTTTAAAAAGCGAATTGGGTGAAAAATACCGTTATTACGAGCACCTGAAAAAAGCAACCGAGATGAGTGGAATTTATGCTCGTATGCCTTACGATATTTATCTGAATTAA